In one Polaribacter sp. ALD11 genomic region, the following are encoded:
- the gldN gene encoding gliding motility protein GldN, with protein MIRNCLIVFFVILTTGLVNAQANLLNAKDVDQIGVKSEQQLAADNDGPLPYGYVDDRDVLWSKVVWEFIDLNQKINLPYYFPIDTTNIASERRSLFHTLIKGMKQGKINEVYDDSFFTTRITEDEIERRLVNVREENGYTDTYRIQTEDVAGYMIKGMWYFDKRQGELKYRLLALAPMGKDVQTLGVQEIEDDKLYELFWIFFPSAREVLHDAKVFNPKNAAQPISFDHLLNARRFSSTIVREENIYGNRAIEDYVRGNSLFQMLEANKIKEDIRNREIDMWNY; from the coding sequence ATGATTAGAAATTGTCTAATAGTATTTTTCGTTATTCTAACTACAGGTTTGGTAAATGCGCAAGCAAACTTACTAAATGCAAAAGATGTAGATCAGATAGGTGTAAAAAGTGAGCAACAATTAGCAGCAGATAATGATGGACCACTTCCTTATGGTTATGTAGACGATAGAGATGTGCTATGGTCTAAAGTGGTTTGGGAATTTATAGATTTAAATCAAAAAATAAATTTACCATACTATTTTCCAATAGACACAACAAACATCGCTTCAGAGAGAAGATCTTTATTTCACACCCTTATAAAAGGAATGAAACAAGGTAAAATTAATGAAGTGTATGATGATTCTTTTTTTACAACTAGAATAACAGAAGATGAAATAGAAAGACGTTTAGTAAACGTTCGTGAAGAAAATGGGTATACAGATACTTACAGGATTCAGACAGAGGATGTTGCTGGTTACATGATTAAAGGAATGTGGTATTTTGACAAACGTCAAGGAGAGTTAAAATACAGATTATTGGCTTTAGCACCCATGGGTAAAGATGTACAAACTTTAGGGGTTCAAGAAATTGAAGATGATAAACTATATGAATTGTTTTGGATTTTCTTTCCATCTGCAAGAGAAGTATTGCATGACGCTAAAGTTTTTAACCCTAAAAACGCAGCACAACCAATTTCTTTTGATCACTTGTTAAATGCTAGAAGATTTAGTTCTACGATTGTTAGAGAAGAAAATATTTATGGCAATAGAGCTATTGAAGACTATGTTCGTGGTAATTCTTTATTCCAAATGTTAGAAGCAAACAAGATTAAAGAAGATATTAGAAATAGAGAAATAGATATGTGGAATTACTAA
- the gldL gene encoding gliding motility protein GldL, whose product MAQSRAYKKTMNFVYGIGAAVVIIGALFKIQHIELFGITGGMMLTIGLVAEAIVFLISAFDTPEDDLDWAKVYPELADGGLSSQREDKKLGADGMLSQKLDNLLQEAKIDSTLMASLGSSMKNFQNAAEGLSAASGSVASTNKYNEEMSKAALQMESLNNLYKVQVENTSKQAELNTSVVENTERLHEQMKALANNLSSLNGVYGNMLSAMSSK is encoded by the coding sequence ATGGCACAGTCAAGAGCGTACAAAAAAACAATGAATTTCGTTTACGGAATTGGAGCAGCAGTAGTAATTATTGGAGCATTATTTAAAATCCAACATATTGAACTTTTCGGAATAACTGGAGGAATGATGTTAACTATTGGTTTAGTTGCTGAAGCAATAGTGTTTTTAATTTCTGCTTTTGATACACCAGAAGATGATCTAGATTGGGCTAAAGTTTACCCTGAGTTGGCAGATGGTGGTTTGTCTTCTCAAAGAGAGGATAAGAAGTTGGGTGCAGATGGTATGTTGTCTCAAAAATTAGATAATCTATTACAAGAAGCTAAGATAGATTCTACTCTAATGGCTAGTTTAGGTTCTAGTATGAAGAATTTTCAAAATGCAGCAGAAGGTTTATCTGCAGCATCAGGTTCTGTAGCTTCAACAAATAAATACAATGAAGAAATGTCTAAAGCTGCATTACAAATGGAGTCTTTAAATAACTTATATAAAGTACAGGTAGAAAACACAAGTAAACAAGCAGAGTTAAATACTTCTGTTGTAGAAAACACAGAAAGATTACATGAGCAAATGAAAGCATTGGCAAATAACTTGTCTTCTTTAAACGGCGTTTATGGAAACATGCTTTCTGCAATGTCTAGCAAATAA
- a CDS encoding FAD-binding oxidoreductase, with translation MKVDYIIVGLGLAGLAFAEELLNANKTFLVFEDDSQTSSLVAGGVYNPVILKRFTPVWNAKEQLEVALPLYQKIEEKLNISIDKKIVIKKAFKSIEDQNNWFEAIDKPKLIDYLDPKLDSDNYNGVISDFSFGNVNETGRIDTKKLVESYRSYLNESGFIRFENFEYQELKLNEQFVTYKDVTASKVVFCEGFGIKQNPYFNYLPLNEAKGELLTIHSPELNIDFLLKSTLFILPMGDNNYKVGATFNWTDKTSNPSEEGKEELVEKLKKVINVPYTIVSQSAGIRPTVAGRRPLVGVHPNYPKLIVLNGLGTRGVMIGPTVAKSLFNHLEKGEILDLEIDIKRFNKKIK, from the coding sequence ATGAAGGTAGACTATATTATTGTTGGCTTAGGATTGGCAGGTTTAGCATTTGCCGAAGAATTGTTAAATGCAAATAAAACGTTTTTAGTTTTCGAAGATGATTCCCAAACATCTTCTTTAGTTGCTGGTGGCGTTTATAACCCTGTAATTTTAAAAAGGTTTACACCTGTATGGAACGCAAAAGAGCAGTTAGAAGTTGCGCTTCCTTTATACCAAAAAATTGAAGAGAAACTGAATATAAGTATCGATAAAAAAATCGTTATAAAAAAAGCTTTTAAATCTATAGAAGATCAGAATAATTGGTTTGAAGCTATAGATAAACCGAAGTTAATAGATTATTTAGATCCTAAATTAGATTCCGATAATTATAATGGAGTTATCTCAGATTTCAGTTTCGGAAATGTAAATGAAACAGGTAGAATTGATACCAAGAAATTAGTAGAGTCTTATAGAAGCTATCTTAATGAAAGTGGATTTATCCGTTTTGAGAATTTTGAATATCAAGAATTAAAACTTAATGAGCAATTTGTAACCTACAAAGATGTTACTGCTTCGAAAGTAGTTTTTTGTGAAGGATTTGGAATCAAACAAAATCCGTATTTTAATTATTTGCCATTAAATGAAGCAAAAGGAGAGTTGTTAACCATTCACTCCCCAGAATTAAATATCGATTTTTTATTAAAATCCACTCTTTTTATCTTACCAATGGGAGACAACAACTATAAAGTTGGTGCAACCTTTAATTGGACAGACAAAACATCGAATCCGTCTGAAGAAGGAAAAGAAGAATTGGTAGAAAAATTGAAGAAAGTAATAAATGTTCCTTATACAATTGTTTCTCAATCAGCAGGAATAAGGCCAACGGTTGCAGGAAGAAGACCTTTGGTTGGTGTGCATCCAAATTACCCTAAATTAATTGTTTTAAACGGTTTAGGAACTCGAGGCGTAATGATTGGACCAACGGTTGCTAAAAGCCTTTTTAATCACTTAGAAA
- the gldM gene encoding gliding motility protein GldM, whose product MAGGKMSARQKMINLMYLVFIAMLALNMSKEVLSAFGFMNEKLVENNTSTTEKNALAYENLRTKASEQPEKFGPLKEKADKVKEHSLDFYQFLAGLKTSMTEKIEVKDDYETMDKTDWLDAYFFKGDNYTAEGQEFLDKINNYRTNVIKVLGSDSKFVPVLNSRFSTSDVIDDETDKSVPFLRARYEGFPMIASLTNFTQIQADIKNTESDIISDLLGGQLESEVSMSNYNGVVQLDKNAFYPGDKVTGSVVLGRYDPSLKPSRVELNGKKYDNFKDGSVILDLNAGSVGEKDIKGTIYFMENGEEVPVPFKSSYSVISKPNAPVVSADKMNVVYRGLPNPISISLPGVPDKDVRASAPGLQKTGSGKYIMNPKAGNTVNISVSAKLADGKNVSTNTPFRIKDIPAAMGTVRGQYGTVRMPKSGLANTPVGAGLPDFLFDLDLQVTSFKVKVPGQLAIIVSGTKFNASAKKALSKARRGDIITIYDIKAVIKNNSYKLKKVLPVNIELTN is encoded by the coding sequence ATGGCAGGAGGAAAAATGTCCGCAAGACAGAAGATGATTAACTTAATGTATCTTGTGTTTATTGCAATGTTAGCACTAAATATGAGCAAAGAAGTTTTATCAGCTTTTGGCTTCATGAACGAGAAACTAGTAGAAAACAATACTTCTACGACAGAAAAAAATGCTTTAGCTTATGAAAATTTAAGAACCAAAGCATCTGAACAACCAGAAAAATTTGGTCCTTTAAAAGAAAAAGCAGACAAAGTAAAAGAACATTCTTTAGATTTTTATCAATTTTTAGCAGGCTTAAAAACAAGCATGACTGAAAAAATAGAGGTTAAAGATGATTATGAAACAATGGATAAAACAGATTGGTTAGATGCTTATTTCTTTAAAGGAGATAATTACACAGCGGAAGGTCAAGAATTTTTAGATAAAATTAATAATTATAGAACGAATGTAATTAAGGTTTTAGGATCTGATAGTAAATTTGTACCAGTTTTAAATAGTAGGTTTTCTACTTCAGATGTTATCGATGATGAAACTGATAAATCTGTACCTTTTTTAAGAGCTAGATATGAAGGTTTCCCTATGATTGCCTCATTAACAAACTTTACGCAAATACAAGCGGATATTAAAAACACGGAAAGTGATATTATTTCAGATTTATTAGGAGGGCAATTAGAGAGTGAAGTTTCTATGTCTAACTATAACGGAGTGGTACAACTAGATAAAAATGCTTTTTATCCTGGAGATAAAGTAACAGGTAGTGTTGTTTTAGGTAGATATGATCCTAGTTTAAAGCCTAGTAGAGTAGAGTTAAACGGAAAAAAATACGATAACTTTAAAGATGGTAGCGTAATTTTAGATTTAAACGCAGGAAGTGTTGGTGAGAAAGACATTAAAGGAACTATTTATTTTATGGAAAACGGAGAGGAAGTTCCTGTACCATTTAAGAGTTCTTATTCTGTAATTTCTAAACCAAATGCACCTGTAGTTTCTGCAGATAAAATGAATGTAGTGTATAGAGGTTTACCAAATCCTATCTCAATTTCATTACCAGGAGTTCCGGATAAAGATGTAAGAGCAAGTGCACCAGGTTTACAGAAAACGGGTTCGGGTAAATATATTATGAACCCTAAAGCTGGAAATACTGTAAATATTAGTGTTTCAGCCAAATTAGCAGATGGTAAAAATGTAAGTACAAATACACCTTTTAGAATTAAAGATATTCCTGCAGCAATGGGAACTGTAAGAGGGCAATATGGTACAGTACGAATGCCTAAATCAGGTCTAGCAAACACTCCAGTAGGTGCGGGGTTACCAGATTTCTTATTTGACTTAGATTTACAGGTAACAAGTTTTAAGGTAAAAGTACCTGGTCAATTAGCAATTATTGTAAGCGGAACTAAATTTAATGCGTCTGCAAAGAAAGCTTTGTCTAAAGCTAGAAGGGGTGATATTATTACAATATATGATATTAAGGCAGTAATAAAAAATAACTCTTATAAATTAAAGAAAGTATTACCCGTTAATATAGAGTTAACAAACTAG